The following proteins are encoded in a genomic region of Coregonus clupeaformis isolate EN_2021a chromosome 14, ASM2061545v1, whole genome shotgun sequence:
- the LOC121580974 gene encoding fat storage-inducing transmembrane protein 1: MFLNTILVVLTDLAAGFMGSANFRRHFHLLLSCLIVFGPALSMWVSQHSIFAKRTNFLYRAFLRSGWGWTCIFVGSFVFLLSFSVRRSLVLSLRHLSRLVVAGVLWVGFRKLLDVLENATGSCYEPLSAVDGQPTVDGQPFLLLREGASKKLCVGNGMLWRGYEVSEDIFLLCLCCLLVAEETAVFGPYLTLGGPSGAPLRLLFLFCVILLGLWVFLLLCLLAYFPAFPTQILGGALGCLSWRGLYQGWYRLGPSWYCPGRPGVGLLTKKEGGQPE, translated from the exons ATGTTTCTCAATACCATTCTGGTGGTCTTGACTGACCTAGCAGCCGGATTCATGGGAAGTGCCAATTTCCGCCGCCATTTTCACCTGTTGTTGTCATGCCTGATCGTGTTTGGACCTGCCCTGAGCATGTGGGTCTCCCAACACAGCATCTTCGCCAAAAGGACTAATTTTCTTTACAG AGCATTCCTGCGCTCAGGCTGGGGATGGACCTGCATCTTCGTCGGCTCCtttgtcttcctcctctccttctcagtACGCAGATCCCTCGTTCTCTCACTGCGACACCTGTCCAGGCTGGTGGTGGCAGGCGTGCTGTGGGTGGGGTTCCGGAAGCTTCTGGATGTCCTTGAGAACGCCACAGGGAGCTGCTACGAGCCCCTCAGCGCTGTAGATGGCCAGCCCACGGTGGACGGCCAGCCCTTCCTACTACTTCGGGAGGGGGCGAGCAAGAAGTTGTGTGTGGGAAACGGCATGCTGTGGCGCGGCTATGAGGTCTCTGAGGACATCTTTTTGCTGTGTCTGTGCTGCCTGCTGGTGGCAGAGGAGACGGCTGTGTTCGGGCCCTACCTGACTCTGGGTGGGCCCTCGGGGGCCCCGCTGCGCCTGCTCTTCCTGTTCTGTGTCATCCTGCTGGGCCTCTGGGTGTTCTTGCTTCTCTGCCTGCTGGCCTACTTCCCCGCATTCCCCACACAGATCTTAGGAGGGGCCCTGGGGTGTCTTAGTTGGAGGGGCCTGTATCAGGGCTGGTACCGCCTGGGCCCCAGCTGGTACTGTCCTGGACGACCAGGGGTGGGACTCTTAACCAAGAAGGAAGGGGGACAGCCTGAGTGA